CAGCCGCCGTTTTGTTACGACTTGCGCACGAGATTAGCGCATTCGCTCACATGAGCAACCCTTTATGAGCGATTTCAATCATCGCCGTGCGTCACCTCGCCCATCCCGTCCGGCCTGCGCCCCCCCCGAGTCTAAGACCCATGGCCCGGTTGCGATCTCGAGTTGCGGCGCCCACCCTGCCGCCCAGCCACGCGGGGAGGACCGGGTGAACGAGCACATCACGGGGGCGGCGCCGCTGCCTTTTCGCAACCATCCCGATCGCCAGACGGCCATCCAGGAGGCGCACGACCGGCCCTACCTGCCGCTGCGGCCGCCGGCGACGATCCACCACCTCGCCTTCCTCACCGCCGACGACGAGACGCGCCTCGGCCTCTACGCGGCGGTGTTCGGGCTGGAGACGGCCGGCGAAGCGCCGCACACGATCCGCGAGGACGGCGACCTCATCGTCCGCCTCGAGCCGCACACCGAGTTCATGACGCTGAGCCTCATCGGCCGTGCGGGACCGGCGGAGGGCGCGGCGCGCCTCACCGCCATCGCGGCCCGCACGCCGGCCAGCGCGGAGCTCCTGGTGGCGCTGCGGCTGCGGCTGGTGGACCGGCCCGGCCCGGCCTCGGACGCGACCATCGGCGGCATCCTGCGCGGCGACCTCGTGCTGGCGACGACGTGCCGGCCCGGCCCCGACGGTTTCATCGACTTCGAGGTCGCGGCGCCGGAGATGGGACCGTCGCAGCTCGGCCGACGCATCCAGCGCCTCCTCGAGGCGGAGACCTACCGCACCGTCTCGCTCATCGGGATCCCCGAGGCGCGCCGCTTCGCCCCGGTGCTGAACGAGCTGGAGGGCGACCTCGCCGACGTCACCGAGGCGCTGACCAAGGGCGCGCAGAGCGACGAGGCGATCCTGACCAAGCTGCAGCATCTGTCGGCCCGCACCGAGGCGATGCGCTCGGCCACCAGCTACCGGTTCGCCGCCAGCCGCGCCTACGCCAAGCTGGTGGAGGAGCGGTTGGAAACGCTGCTGGAGGCCAAGCTCGACGAGCGGGCGACCCTGTCCGGCTTCATCACCGCCAGCCTCGCCCCCGCGGTTCGCACGATCACCTCCACGGAGCGGCGGCAGGACGAGCTGAGCCAGGCCATCGGCCGCGCGCTCGACGTGCTGCGCACGCGGGTCGACGTGTCGATGGACAAGGCCAACCAGGAGATCATGCGCACCATGAACGAGCGGCAGCACCGCCAGCTCGTGCTGTCCGAGGCGGTGGAGGGCCTCTCCGTCATCGCGATCAGCTACTACCTGCTCGGCCTGCTCGCCTACCCGGTCCGCGCGCTCAAGGCGGTGCATGTGCTGCCGGTGTCGGAATACGTGGCGCTGGGGGTCCTGGCGCCGTTCGTGGCGCTCGGGGTCTACGCCATCATGCGCCGCATCCGCGCCCGCTGGGACGCGGACGGGTAGCGCGGCCCCGCGTCGCCGGAGCCGCGCACCCGGCCTACTTCTTGGACTTGTCCTGATTGAGGACCTGCCCCGCGGCGGCTGCGGCGGCCTGCTGCTCCTCCTCCGGCGTCAGGTCCTCGCGGTCGCGCGGGTCGATCCGCACCGTCACGTAGCGGTGGGCGAACTGGATGCCTTCGCGCTCGAACAGCTCGCCGATCCGGGTGTAGACGTGCCGCCGCACGACGAACTGGTCGCCCGGCTTGGTCATGAACTTCACCCGCAGGATCATCGCCGAGTCTTCCATCTCGATGACGCCTTGCGACTTCAGCGGATCCATGAACAGCGGCCCGATCTCCGGATCCTCCAGCATCTCCTGGCCGAGCTTCTTGATCAGCTTGCGCACCCGCTCGACGTTGGTCCCGTAGGCGATCCGCAGCGGAAGCTTCATCACCACCCAGTCGCGCGAGAAGTTCGTCAGCTGCTTGATCTCGCCGAACGGGATCGTGTGCAGCGGCCCGTTGTGGTGGCGGAGCTGGAACGAGCGCACGGAGATCTTCTCCACCGCGCCCATGATGCCGCCGACGTCGATATATTCGCCTTTGCGGAAGGCGTCGTCCGCCAGGAAGAAGGCGCCGGAGAAGATGTCGCGGATGAGCGTCTGCGCCCCGAAGCCGACCGCGAGGCCGACGACGCCGGCACCCGCGAAGAGCGGCGCCACGTTGACCCCCAGCGCCGCGAGGCCGACCGCGGCCATGAAGGTGAACATGGTCACGATCAACAGGTTGCGCAGCAGCGGCAGCAAGGTGGCGAGGCGCGAGGCGCCGGGGCCCATGCCGTCCTCGCTTTCGCCATGGCCGTGGCCGGGCGCTTCATCCTCGATCCGGCCGTCGATCCAGGTGCGCATCGCATCGTAGAGGCCCCAGGTGGCGAAGAGCACCACCACGAGGCCGAGCGATTCCGAGACGGCGGTGCCGAAGTCCAGGATGCCCAGCGATACGACCACGATGCCGCAGCCGATGACCACCGCGGCCAACCCCGCCAGCCGCCGGAACAGGGCGTGCCACCGCGCCTGCCAGACCAGCAGCGGCTCGGTGTCGGGCTCGACCGGGGCGACCTCGGCCGTCGCCTCCTCGGCGGGCGATGCGGGTGGCTGCGCGGGGGCGGACGGCGGCGCGGGCTGCATCGCGGCCTTCAGCGTCGCCTCGGTCGCGTTGAAGCGGCGGGCGAGGATGATGACGCACACGCCGTAGACCGCCAGGCCGGCGATCGTCGCGAGGATCGGCGCCAGGATCGGGCCGACCTGCGGCGCCGCGCCCGAGACCACCTCGGTCACGTGGACCGCCGCGCCCAGCACCAGGTAGGCGACCGCGATCGCGGGCCACACCGTGCCGATGAACTTGCGGAAGGTGTTGGGGCGCTGCGACGTGCCGCGCACCAGCGCGGTGATCGTCTTGCGATGCACCATCAGGAAGACGATCAGCAGCACCACCGTCACGGCGGCGGAGAGGATCTGCAGCGCATCCACCGTGCGCGGGTCCACGCCGACGATCGTCGACCACAGCATCAGGCCGAGAATGACGTAGGCGCAGGCGGTGATCACCTTGAGCTGGCGCAGCATCCGCCGTGCCGTCGCAGCGTCGAGCCGCAGCAGGCGCACGCTGTCCCGGTCGGGCATGAAGAAGGCCGTCAGCATGTCGACGACGAGGCGATAGGCGGAGACGGCGAGCAGCACGACGATGGCGCTGGCGCGAACGGGCCCCGCCGTCGGCACCAGCAGGACCACCACGGCCACACCTGCGAAGAGGAGCGCCAGATCGGCCAAAATCGCGAAGCCGGTGCGCGAGAGGGCGTGCGTCGTGCGTGGGGCGGGCATCGTGTCCTGCCGCGCCTCCATGCGGGCGAGCACGCGCTTGGCCCACCGCCAGACGAACCACCACGCGGCCAGCCCGACGACGAGTGCGATCGCGGTGAGGCCCAGCGACCACCACAGCCAGCTCGCCGAATCCGAGTGGTGGGCTTTGCGTGCGGCCTCGGCCATCGCGCCGGGGATCGAGGGGATTCGCGCCAGCGTCTCCGCGACGGCGAGGCGCACGGCGACCGCCCCTTCCAGCGCCGCGGCGGGATGTGCGGTGGCGGTGGTGCCGGCGGCGGGGATGCTCTGGCCGTCGATCAGGATCGTCGCGCCGGCCTCGCGCGCCGCCTTCACCAGCTGTTCCAGCGTGGGGGAGTCGGTGGCGGCCGGCGCGGGGGCGGTCGCCTCGGCCTCGGCAAGAAGGGCCGCCTCCTGCGCGCCGGCGGCGCCGGCGATCAGCGCCGACACGACCACCGCGACCAACACGGCCGCCTGCCTCAACTTGGATAGCATTTCGAATTCCCCCGGGCCGCCGATCACGTGTCGGATCATTATCACCGGCTTTTGATATAACAATATTACGCGGCACGATGATTTCCGCGCCGAGGACGGCTCGGCCGAATTCGGCGACTTCCGGGCCCGAAATCGCTGGCATCATGCCGTGTTCGGGGGCAATTTCCGAAATGCTTACCTTTCCATCTGATTAATTTTGTGCGGTTTTTGATGCGATGTATGGCGTTTGCGGAACGTTTTTGTTCAAAATGGCGGCGAATCCGATGCCCCGCGTGCAGTGGGCCACAACAAATTCAGGAGCGCTCCGGTGTCGACAGGTCTAAATCTCACAACTGTTAACGTTCGAATCAGCAATGATTTCTTTGGCCCGAACTTTGTGGCCGGACTGGCACTGCAATCGGACTCCTACACGGTCGTCAACGACAAGTTGGCGACGCTTTCGTTCACGGCGGCGTACGATCCCGACATCACGATTATTCAGGAAGTCCACGGGTACGGCTTCGGATTCGACGACAACGGCCGTTATACCGGCACGGTGACGCATTGGGAGGCCTACGAGGAAGGCAATCCGGAGAACGGCTGGTCCTTCAGCCCGCTCCATTCTTCGCTGGACCGTGAGAACGAGCTGGCGTCCAACCCCAATGTTACGTTCCAGAATCTCCTCGTCATCCCGTTGGTCTACAACTTTGTCGGCGCGCAATACGACGACTTCTACATCTTCGGCTCGTTCGACGATCTCGGCCGCGGGTTCGAGGGCAACGACGAGTTCAAGACCCTCGACGGCGAGGATACGCTGTACGGCCATTCCGGCGACGACACGCTGGTCGGCGGACCGGGCGACGACCTCTTCTACGGCGGCAACGACGACGACGCCATCCGCGGCGGCCAGGGCAAGGACACCGTCTATGCCGGGCACGGCGACGACCGCGTCAACGGCGGCACCGAGACCGACATCCTCGACGGCGGCTCCGGCGACGACACCATGTTCGGCGACGACGGCGACGACTTCATGGAGGGCAAGAGCGGCTTCGACCGCGTCCTCGGCGGCAACGGCTCGGACACCATCCTGGGCGGCAACGGCGACGATTCGCTGAGCGGCGACAACGACGGCGACACCGTCGTCGGCGGCGCCGGTAACGACACGATGTACGGTGGCCGCGAAGGCGACGCCATGCGCGGCAACGCCGGCGACGACACCATCCGCGGCAATGCCGACGACGACACCATCCGCGGCGGCGACGGCGACGATCTGGTGCGCGGCGACGACGGCATCGACTTCGTCTTCGGCGACGACGGCAACGACACCGTGCTGGGCGACGCCGACACGGACCAGGTGTTCGGCAACCGCGGCAACGACGAGGTTCGCTCCGGCACCGGCGCGGACTTCATCGTCGGTGGCCTCGGCGACGATCAGCTCTGGGGCAACGGCGCCGAGGGCGCCGGTGACTTCGACATCGACTCGTTCATCTTCGAAGGCCCGTTCGGCAACGACACCATCTACGACTTCGAGATCGGCTTCGACGGGATCCAACTCGTCATCGACGAGGCGCTCGACACCGTGGACACCGAGACCGACGGTGACGACGTCGTCATCACGGTGACGATCGACGGGGCGGACGAGCACACCATCCGCGTGGTGGGCGTCTCCGACCTCTTCAATGCCGACACCGATATCGTCATCGCCTGACCGGCGACGGAAACGGCCGGCCGTTCAGGCGGTCGGCGCGGGTTCGGCGTTGCCGCGGAGGAGGCGGTTGAGGCGGGCGCCGATCGGGTAGCGGAAGTGGATCGCCGCGCGCGGCCGGCGCAGCACCGCGGCGGTCGCCGCCATCAACCGGCGCGCCTTGAGCTGCTCGACGGCGACGGCGAAGGCGAGCGCGTCGGTCAGCGCCGAGCGCCGCGCCGCCATCGCCTCCTGCACGTCGCCGGGAAGGTCGTGGTGCGCCTCGAACCCGGCATCGGCGGCGAGCATCGCCTCGATGTGCCGGACCCCGAGCCGCGCCGAGATCGACCCCGCGCGGCGGCGGTAGACGTAGCCGGTATTGTCGACCACCGCGCACCGCGCGCCGCAGGCCAGCGCCTCGGCCATCAGGAGGTAGTCCTCGCCGATGCGCAGCATCGGGTCGTAGTGCAGGCCGTTGGTGTCGAGGAAGGTGCGGCGGAAGAGGGGCTTGGTGTAGCCGAGGGTGTCCTTCTGGGCCATCGGGCTGTTGAGACGCACGTAGTCGCACAGGTCCAGCGTCGGCCCGCCGGCCGCCTCGGCGACGTCGAGCGTGCGAGGCGGGTGTCCCGTCTCCTCGATGGTGATCGAGTCGACGATGATGTCGGCGTCCGCGCCATGCTTCAGGCAGGCGGCGAGGCGGCCGGGGCGGAAGGCATCGTCGGCGTCCAATACGGCGATGAACGTGCCGGTGGCGGCGGCGAAGCCGGAATTGCGGGCGACGCCGGGGCCGCCATTGTCGGGAAGTTGCAGCACACGCACGCGCGGATCGTCGACGGCGCGGGCGGCGTCGGCGGTCCCGTCCGGCGAGGCATCGTCGACGACGATGACCTCCAGGTCGACGTCCTGCGCCAGCGCGCTGGCGATCGAGGTGGCGATCGAACCCTCGGCGCAGTAGGCGGCAATGATTATCGAGACATCAGGCAACGGCTTCGTCTCCCCCATAGATCGCGAGCTTGCGCATTCCGAACAGACGCGAGACCACGCCCGCATGCATCGCGGCGCGCAGGCTCCAGAACGCGACGCGCTGCGCCGACCAGAACGAGGCGAGCGCCCCGCCCACACAGATCCCCGCCTTGCCGGCGGCGATCAGAATTTGCTTGGCCCGCCCCGCCCGGCTGAGGCCCCGCGTCTCCAGGAGCAGGCCGTGGCTCTGCCCGGCGCGGAACCGGCGACGCAGGAGCCAGCGGATCGTCGCCCGCGGCCCGGTCACGTCCTCGAAGACGGCGGCGGCGGGTGCTGAGGCGATCCGCGCCCCGGCGTTGAACGCGTCGTGGAAGAAGGCGGTATCCTCCCCGCCCGAGCGGCCGAGCGCCACGTCGAACCGCCGCCCGTCGAGCGACGGCGCCGTGCGCGCGAAGAGCACGTTGGAGGTGTACCCCGTCCGGATCGCGCCGCCGGCCACGACCGGGTGCGCGGAGTGGAAGTCCCCGTCACGGATCCAGCGCGGCACGTCCGGCGCGTAGCGGGCGATGGCCGGTCCCAGCACCACGTCGGCGCGCGTGGTGCGCTGCACGTCGAGGAGCGAGATCAGCCACTGCGGACTCGCCACCTCGTCGTCGTCGAGGATGGCGATCCAAGGGGCGTCGGCGGCGTCCAGCGCGGCGTTGCGCGCGGTCGATATGTTTCGGGCTGGGGCGTGCACGTAGAGGGTGTTTAGCCCGAACTCGTCGCCAAGGCCAATGATGCTCTGCCGGGCGGCGTCGGTCTCGTCGTTGTCGGCGACGATGACGCGCACCGTCATGCCGTGCGGGAGGCGCAACGCGGCCAGCGAGCGCAGCGTGTCGGCGATGGAGCTGCGGCGGAAGGTGCAGACGCAGATGTCGACCGCGGTGTCGAGCTCGGCCGGCTCCTGCCAGCGCAGCCGACCGACCGGCGCCGGTGCGGTCGCGAAACGGGCGATGAAGCCCAGCGACCAGGAGAGGTGCATCGTCATGGCGGCGAGCCCCGCGCACAAAACACAAGTGTCCCGCCGCTGAACTGCAAGCACGGTGCCACCGCCGAGGGCGGCCGCGGTCCACAGGAGCCCCGGAACGGCGGCAAGTCCCGCCAGGAGCAGGGAAAACGGCGCGATGAGCGGTGCGACGAGAAGCCCGGCGGCGGAAGGTGCGACGAGGATCGACGCCACCTGGCGCAGCTTCAACCGCATGTCGTGCTTGCGTACGGTGGAGGCGCGGCCCCGCCCGTAGCTGAGATACTGCTTGAAGAGCCGGCCCAGCGTCTTGCGCGGCAGGTAGACGGGCGGCTCCACCCCCGCCAGCCAGATCCGCCCGCCCGCATGGGTCAGGCGATAGTCGAACTCGGCGTCCTCGTTGTGGGAGAAGGTCTCGTCATATCCGCCGAGCGCCAGGAAGCTGTCGATACGCATCGCCGCGTGGTGGCCATGGTCGACATGACCCGGCTCGGCGCCCACGCGGTGGGCCGAGTTGCCGGAGCCGAGGCGCGAGTTCTGCGCCGCCGCCACCGCGCGCTGCATGCAGGCGACCCCCTCGGTGCGCATCGCGACGACCACCGAGTCCGACCCCACCCGCGCCATCTCGGCGAGAAGCTGCGAACAATAGGTCGGCGGGTAGAGGCAGTGCGCATCGATCCGGACGAACACCTCGCGCCCCTCGCCGAACTGCCGCACCGCGGCGTTGACGCCGGCGCTCTGGATGCGCTCCGGATTCTTCATCAGCCGGATGCGCGGATCGCTCGCAGCGCGCTCCATGACGATGGCGCGCGAGCGGTCGCGGCTGCCCCCGTCGGCGACGACGATCAGTTCATCCGGGCCGACGTCGGCCGCGACGAGATCGAGAAGGCCGGGGAGGTGTTCCGCCTCGTCGAGGCAGGGGATGACGATGAGCGCGCCGGTCATGCCGCCTCCGCGTGGGTTGTGGGGATGGTGGCGCCCGCCACGAGGCCGACGAGCCGGCGGCACTCGGCCGCATCGCTGACGAAGGCCGTCCGGTCGACCCGCGCCACCGCGGCGGCCATCGCGGCGTAGCGCTCCGGGGTCATCGCGGCGACGAACGCAGCGAGTGCCCGCTGCGGGTCGCCGTCCAGGACATGGCCGATGCCAAGGTCGGCGAGCCGCGCCGCCGTGGCCGTGCCGGCGCGGGCGATCGGCACCGCGCCGTGGGCGCCGCCCTCGTACAGCCGATTGGGCAGGAGCCACTCGGAGTTGGCGCCGGCCTCGTAATAGTCGATGCACCAGATGAAGTGGACGCCGCCGTAGAGCGCGGCGAGCCCGTCCGGCCGGTAGGGGCCGGCGAACGCCACATGCGGCATCGGCGCCACCGTGGCGTCGAGGTCGGCGAAGATCGCCGGCGACGGCCTGCCCCGGATCACGACGTCCAGCGCACCGTCCAACGCGGCGGCGGCGGCGCCGAGGACCTCCACCGAGCGCCGGTCGCGTAGCGCGCCGAAGAGGCCGACGCGCCAGGGCGGCCCGTCCGTGCGCGGCGGCGTCGCGGCGGGAGGGTCGAGCAGCTTGTTCTCCACCAGCGCCACCGGCAGGTCGAGCCGCGACAACGGGTCCACGTAGGCCGCGACGAAGTCCGGCGAACTGACGAGGAGCTGCGATGCCCCGGCGCCCAGCGCCCCCTCGACGCGCCGCAGCAACTCGCCCTTGCGCCCCAGCAGCAGGCGGTGGATGTCGAGTAGCTCGTAGGTCAGCGGCACCCGGCCGAGGTGGCGGCGCACCGCCGCGGCGACGGCGAGTTGCTCCAGGTTGCGGGCCATCAGCGCATCGACGGGGCCGAGGCGCGCGGCGATCCGCGCGGCCGACATCCGGCGCCCGACGACGCTCATCGCCCGTGCGGCGAGCTTGCCGTCGGCGGTGTGGCCGAGGGGGATCGGGGCGACGCCGGCGACGTCGGCCGGCGGGGTCGCCGTGCGGTGGAAGCCGGCGAGGGCCACCTCGGCACCGCCCCGCTGCAGCATGGTCACGCGGCGAGCGACGGCCGCATCCCCGAGATCGTGAACAAAATAGCCTATGCGCAAGGCAGGTGTCCTCGTTCGGTTCGTCCCAGCGCTACGGCCGATCCCCTCGAGCGTCTCCATCATATGTTATTGAGAACAGGGCCTCCGCCGGAGCCAATGGGGCGAGCATCAACCCCACTCTGGCCCCCGACCAGGGCAAGCAGGAGGCGCTGTGGCAGACGAGTCCCGGCCCGGATCGACGACGCGCGAGGGCGTGGCCGTGATCA
This portion of the Acuticoccus sp. I52.16.1 genome encodes:
- a CDS encoding glycosyl transferase family 1; amino-acid sequence: MTMLQRGGAEVALAGFHRTATPPADVAGVAPIPLGHTADGKLAARAMSVVGRRMSAARIAARLGPVDALMARNLEQLAVAAAVRRHLGRVPLTYELLDIHRLLLGRKGELLRRVEGALGAGASQLLVSSPDFVAAYVDPLSRLDLPVALVENKLLDPPAATPPRTDGPPWRVGLFGALRDRRSVEVLGAAAAALDGALDVVIRGRPSPAIFADLDATVAPMPHVAFAGPYRPDGLAALYGGVHFIWCIDYYEAGANSEWLLPNRLYEGGAHGAVPIARAGTATAARLADLGIGHVLDGDPQRALAAFVAAMTPERYAAMAAAVARVDRTAFVSDAAECRRLVGLVAGATIPTTHAEAA
- a CDS encoding DUF3422 domain-containing protein, which gives rise to MNEHITGAAPLPFRNHPDRQTAIQEAHDRPYLPLRPPATIHHLAFLTADDETRLGLYAAVFGLETAGEAPHTIREDGDLIVRLEPHTEFMTLSLIGRAGPAEGAARLTAIAARTPASAELLVALRLRLVDRPGPASDATIGGILRGDLVLATTCRPGPDGFIDFEVAAPEMGPSQLGRRIQRLLEAETYRTVSLIGIPEARRFAPVLNELEGDLADVTEALTKGAQSDEAILTKLQHLSARTEAMRSATSYRFAASRAYAKLVEERLETLLEAKLDERATLSGFITASLAPAVRTITSTERRQDELSQAIGRALDVLRTRVDVSMDKANQEIMRTMNERQHRQLVLSEAVEGLSVIAISYYLLGLLAYPVRALKAVHVLPVSEYVALGVLAPFVALGVYAIMRRIRARWDADG
- a CDS encoding glycosyltransferase, translating into MTGALIVIPCLDEAEHLPGLLDLVAADVGPDELIVVADGGSRDRSRAIVMERAASDPRIRLMKNPERIQSAGVNAAVRQFGEGREVFVRIDAHCLYPPTYCSQLLAEMARVGSDSVVVAMRTEGVACMQRAVAAAQNSRLGSGNSAHRVGAEPGHVDHGHHAAMRIDSFLALGGYDETFSHNEDAEFDYRLTHAGGRIWLAGVEPPVYLPRKTLGRLFKQYLSYGRGRASTVRKHDMRLKLRQVASILVAPSAAGLLVAPLIAPFSLLLAGLAAVPGLLWTAAALGGGTVLAVQRRDTCVLCAGLAAMTMHLSWSLGFIARFATAPAPVGRLRWQEPAELDTAVDICVCTFRRSSIADTLRSLAALRLPHGMTVRVIVADNDETDAARQSIIGLGDEFGLNTLYVHAPARNISTARNAALDAADAPWIAILDDDEVASPQWLISLLDVQRTTRADVVLGPAIARYAPDVPRWIRDGDFHSAHPVVAGGAIRTGYTSNVLFARTAPSLDGRRFDVALGRSGGEDTAFFHDAFNAGARIASAPAAAVFEDVTGPRATIRWLLRRRFRAGQSHGLLLETRGLSRAGRAKQILIAAGKAGICVGGALASFWSAQRVAFWSLRAAMHAGVVSRLFGMRKLAIYGGDEAVA
- a CDS encoding calcium-binding protein — encoded protein: MAGLALQSDSYTVVNDKLATLSFTAAYDPDITIIQEVHGYGFGFDDNGRYTGTVTHWEAYEEGNPENGWSFSPLHSSLDRENELASNPNVTFQNLLVIPLVYNFVGAQYDDFYIFGSFDDLGRGFEGNDEFKTLDGEDTLYGHSGDDTLVGGPGDDLFYGGNDDDAIRGGQGKDTVYAGHGDDRVNGGTETDILDGGSGDDTMFGDDGDDFMEGKSGFDRVLGGNGSDTILGGNGDDSLSGDNDGDTVVGGAGNDTMYGGREGDAMRGNAGDDTIRGNADDDTIRGGDGDDLVRGDDGIDFVFGDDGNDTVLGDADTDQVFGNRGNDEVRSGTGADFIVGGLGDDQLWGNGAEGAGDFDIDSFIFEGPFGNDTIYDFEIGFDGIQLVIDEALDTVDTETDGDDVVITVTIDGADEHTIRVVGVSDLFNADTDIVIA
- a CDS encoding mechanosensitive ion channel family protein, whose amino-acid sequence is MLVAVVVSALIAGAAGAQEAALLAEAEATAPAPAATDSPTLEQLVKAAREAGATILIDGQSIPAAGTTATAHPAAALEGAVAVRLAVAETLARIPSIPGAMAEAARKAHHSDSASWLWWSLGLTAIALVVGLAAWWFVWRWAKRVLARMEARQDTMPAPRTTHALSRTGFAILADLALLFAGVAVVVLLVPTAGPVRASAIVVLLAVSAYRLVVDMLTAFFMPDRDSVRLLRLDAATARRMLRQLKVITACAYVILGLMLWSTIVGVDPRTVDALQILSAAVTVVLLIVFLMVHRKTITALVRGTSQRPNTFRKFIGTVWPAIAVAYLVLGAAVHVTEVVSGAAPQVGPILAPILATIAGLAVYGVCVIILARRFNATEATLKAAMQPAPPSAPAQPPASPAEEATAEVAPVEPDTEPLLVWQARWHALFRRLAGLAAVVIGCGIVVVSLGILDFGTAVSESLGLVVVLFATWGLYDAMRTWIDGRIEDEAPGHGHGESEDGMGPGASRLATLLPLLRNLLIVTMFTFMAAVGLAALGVNVAPLFAGAGVVGLAVGFGAQTLIRDIFSGAFFLADDAFRKGEYIDVGGIMGAVEKISVRSFQLRHHNGPLHTIPFGEIKQLTNFSRDWVVMKLPLRIAYGTNVERVRKLIKKLGQEMLEDPEIGPLFMDPLKSQGVIEMEDSAMILRVKFMTKPGDQFVVRRHVYTRIGELFEREGIQFAHRYVTVRIDPRDREDLTPEEEQQAAAAAAGQVLNQDKSKK
- a CDS encoding glycosyltransferase family 2 protein codes for the protein MPDVSIIIAAYCAEGSIATSIASALAQDVDLEVIVVDDASPDGTADAARAVDDPRVRVLQLPDNGGPGVARNSGFAAATGTFIAVLDADDAFRPGRLAACLKHGADADIIVDSITIEETGHPPRTLDVAEAAGGPTLDLCDYVRLNSPMAQKDTLGYTKPLFRRTFLDTNGLHYDPMLRIGEDYLLMAEALACGARCAVVDNTGYVYRRRAGSISARLGVRHIEAMLAADAGFEAHHDLPGDVQEAMAARRSALTDALAFAVAVEQLKARRLMAATAAVLRRPRAAIHFRYPIGARLNRLLRGNAEPAPTA